In SAR324 cluster bacterium, the following proteins share a genomic window:
- a CDS encoding HU family DNA-binding protein, translating to MVKADVVRRVRLETGISQGEAEDLINELLEIMRQNLESGDSLMVTNFGLFELKDKVARPGRDPKSKVEHRIDARRVISFHPAKTWREELNQ from the coding sequence ATGGTCAAAGCTGATGTTGTACGTCGAGTCCGTTTAGAAACGGGCATTTCTCAGGGTGAAGCTGAGGACTTAATTAATGAATTGTTAGAAATCATGCGCCAGAACCTGGAGTCTGGGGACAGCCTGATGGTCACCAACTTTGGGCTCTTTGAATTGAAGGACAAGGTTGCCCGACCTGGAAGGGATCCCAAGAGCAAAGTGGAACACCGCATTGATGCCCGCCGAGTGATTTCTTTCCATCCCGCAAAAACATGGCGGGAGGAATTGAATCAGTAA
- a CDS encoding diacylglycerol kinase, whose amino-acid sequence MEGESPTVPRHQSGWRRIKNALHFSLEGLRACYTGEEAFRQEVWLATFLIPLSIILPISVLSTALLIASVLLVMIVEILNSAVEAVVDRISKDHHLLSKKAKDMGSAAVFLSLVNLVIVWGCVLWTEWN is encoded by the coding sequence ATGGAAGGGGAATCTCCCACAGTACCTCGCCACCAGTCTGGCTGGCGTAGAATTAAGAATGCTCTCCATTTTTCCTTGGAGGGGTTACGCGCTTGCTACACTGGTGAAGAAGCATTCCGACAGGAAGTCTGGTTAGCCACATTTCTGATTCCCCTCTCTATCATACTGCCGATCAGTGTGCTCAGTACGGCTTTATTGATTGCGAGTGTGCTACTGGTGATGATCGTTGAAATTCTCAATTCTGCTGTTGAGGCGGTTGTTGATCGTATTTCGAAAGATCATCATCTTCTTTCCAAAAAGGCGAAGGACATGGGCAGTGCTGCGGTCTTCCTCAGCCTAGTCAACCTCGTCATTGTTTGGGGATGTGTGCTCTGGACAGAGTGGAATTGA